One stretch of Corallococcus exiguus DNA includes these proteins:
- a CDS encoding isochorismatase family protein: MALPAIAPYSMPGATELPQNKLAWTPEPKRCVLLIHDMQRYFVDAFTQGQSPVTELVANIQRLREHAVKLGIPIVYSAQPGDQTAEQRGLQLEFWGPGVRAGPKQQIIDELTPAQDDTVLTKWRYSAFRNTRLMDLMREQGRDQLIICGIYAHIGCLQTASDGSMSEIRPFLVADAVADFSLEKHQMALEYASKLVAFVTTTQQLMDAMPVQAAGAAVDREQLRADVAELLMESASAIGEDENLLERGMDSIRLMSLVERWRQGGTEVSFVELAEKPTLTDWYALLAAKQPVAMASGARAS; this comes from the coding sequence ATGGCACTGCCTGCCATTGCCCCCTATTCCATGCCCGGCGCGACGGAGCTGCCCCAGAACAAGCTTGCCTGGACGCCCGAGCCCAAGCGCTGCGTCCTGCTCATCCACGACATGCAGCGCTACTTCGTGGACGCCTTCACGCAGGGGCAGTCCCCGGTGACGGAGCTGGTGGCCAACATCCAGCGCCTGCGTGAGCACGCGGTGAAGCTGGGCATCCCCATCGTCTACTCCGCGCAGCCGGGAGACCAGACGGCGGAGCAGCGCGGCCTCCAGCTGGAGTTCTGGGGCCCCGGCGTCCGCGCCGGCCCGAAGCAGCAGATCATCGACGAGCTCACCCCGGCGCAGGACGACACCGTCCTCACCAAGTGGCGCTACAGCGCGTTCCGCAACACGCGCCTGATGGACCTGATGCGCGAGCAGGGGCGCGATCAGCTCATCATCTGCGGCATCTACGCGCACATCGGCTGCCTGCAGACGGCCAGCGACGGCTCCATGAGCGAAATCCGTCCCTTCCTCGTCGCGGACGCGGTGGCGGACTTCTCGCTGGAGAAGCACCAGATGGCGCTGGAGTACGCCTCGAAGCTGGTGGCGTTCGTCACCACCACGCAGCAGCTCATGGACGCGATGCCGGTGCAGGCCGCTGGCGCGGCGGTGGACCGCGAGCAGCTTCGCGCGGACGTGGCGGAGCTGCTGATGGAGTCCGCGTCCGCGATTGGCGAGGACGAAAACCTGCTCGAGCGCGGCATGGATTCCATCCGCCTGATGAGCCTGGTGGAGCGCTGGCGGCAGGGCGGCACGGAGGTGTCCTTCGTGGAGCTCGCGGAGAAGCCCACGCTCACCGACTGGTACGCGCTGCTCGCCGCGAAGCAGCCTGTCGCGATGGCCTCCGGCGCTCGCGCCTCATAA
- a CDS encoding (2,3-dihydroxybenzoyl)adenylate synthase, which translates to MSTAREHLPGCPTWPEDFAQRYREAGYWRGETFGQLLRDRARDFGSRVALVGGTHRWTYAELDGRVDRMASGFHALGIRARDRVVVQLPNVPEFYEVIFALFRMGALPVFALPAHRASEIGYFCAFTEAVAYVIPERFGGFDYRGLAEQVKAATPTLKHVLVLGDAGAHTALGSVPSEPVTMEGPSPSDVAFFQLSGGSTGVPKLIPRTHDDYIYSLRASVDVCQFTSETVYLCALPAAHNFPMSSPGVLGTFQVGGTAVMALNPSPDVAFPLIERERVTVTALVPPLTMVWLDSTLAKKHDLSSLKVLQVGGARLSDEAAARVRPTLGCGLQQVFGMAEGLVNYTRLDDPETLIVTTQGRPMSEADELRVVDDDDVPVAPGETGHLLTRGPYTIRGYYKAEAHNTKAFTTDGFYRTGDLVRLTPEGYLVVEGRAKDQINRGGDKVAAEEVENHLLAHPSVSDVAVVAIPDKFLGERTCAVVIPRGEAPAPSALNAFLRQRGLASFKIPDRIEFVAAFPQTGVGKVSKKALRDSLRQSLSTPSP; encoded by the coding sequence GTGAGCACCGCGCGGGAACACCTGCCCGGCTGCCCCACGTGGCCGGAGGACTTCGCCCAGCGCTACCGCGAGGCCGGTTACTGGCGTGGGGAGACCTTCGGTCAGCTCCTGCGCGACCGCGCCCGGGACTTCGGGTCGCGCGTGGCGCTGGTGGGCGGCACGCACCGCTGGACGTACGCGGAGCTGGACGGGCGCGTGGACCGCATGGCCTCGGGCTTCCACGCCCTGGGCATCCGTGCGCGCGACCGCGTGGTGGTGCAGCTGCCGAACGTGCCGGAGTTCTACGAGGTCATCTTCGCGCTGTTCCGCATGGGCGCGCTGCCGGTGTTCGCGCTGCCGGCGCACCGCGCTTCGGAGATCGGCTACTTCTGCGCCTTCACGGAAGCTGTCGCGTACGTCATCCCGGAGCGCTTCGGTGGCTTCGACTACCGGGGGCTCGCGGAGCAGGTGAAGGCCGCCACGCCCACGTTGAAGCACGTGCTGGTGCTGGGTGACGCGGGTGCGCATACGGCGCTCGGCTCCGTGCCCTCGGAGCCCGTGACGATGGAGGGCCCGTCGCCGTCCGACGTGGCGTTCTTCCAGCTGTCCGGCGGCAGCACCGGCGTGCCCAAGCTCATCCCGCGCACGCACGACGACTACATCTACAGCCTGCGCGCCAGCGTGGACGTGTGCCAGTTCACCTCTGAGACGGTGTACCTGTGCGCGCTGCCCGCGGCGCACAACTTCCCCATGTCCTCGCCCGGCGTGCTGGGCACGTTCCAGGTGGGCGGCACGGCGGTGATGGCGCTCAACCCCAGCCCGGACGTGGCCTTCCCGCTCATCGAGCGTGAGCGCGTCACCGTCACCGCGCTGGTGCCTCCGCTGACCATGGTGTGGCTGGACTCGACGCTGGCGAAGAAGCACGACCTGTCCAGCCTGAAGGTCCTCCAGGTGGGCGGCGCCCGGCTGAGCGACGAGGCCGCCGCGCGCGTGCGCCCCACGCTGGGCTGCGGGCTCCAGCAGGTCTTCGGCATGGCCGAGGGACTGGTGAACTACACGCGGCTGGACGACCCGGAGACGCTCATCGTCACCACGCAGGGCCGCCCCATGTCGGAAGCGGACGAGCTGCGCGTGGTGGACGACGACGACGTGCCGGTGGCGCCCGGTGAGACGGGGCACCTGCTCACGCGCGGGCCGTACACCATCCGCGGCTACTACAAGGCGGAAGCGCACAACACCAAGGCCTTCACCACGGACGGCTTCTACCGCACGGGCGACCTGGTGCGCCTGACGCCGGAGGGTTACCTGGTGGTGGAGGGCCGCGCGAAGGATCAGATCAATCGGGGCGGCGACAAGGTCGCGGCGGAGGAGGTGGAGAACCACCTGCTCGCGCACCCTTCCGTCAGCGACGTGGCGGTGGTGGCCATCCCGGACAAGTTCCTGGGCGAGCGCACCTGCGCCGTCGTCATCCCCCGCGGCGAGGCCCCCGCCCCCTCCGCGCTCAACGCCTTCCTGCGCCAGCGTGGCCTGGCGTCGTTCAAGATCCCCGACCGCATCGAGTTCGTCGCGGCCTTCCCGCAGACGGGCGTCGGCAAGGTCAGCAAGAAGGCGCTTCGCGACAGCCTGCGCCAGTCCCTCTCCACTCCTTCTCCCTGA
- the dhbC gene encoding isochorismate synthase DhbC yields the protein MIPDTKIVERQTDARTVDGVVGAPAVAREPEQEALAARLLRDYDAGGFFFASPKRTMLARGVFATVPDAGGANSLDGLPERVASVLNASRDAAHDIPVAVGAVPFDGKVAAHLVVPMTLQRAGPMVFDAAAAARSPLAGQYTLRPVPEPSAYKDGVAAALKLMQEGPLRKVVLSRSLHVDTAAPVDLRQLLHNLARRNPHGYTFAVDLPQHADAAPGAGRRTLIGASPELLVARSGLQVLANPLAGSAARSPDPVEDTARATRLMASPKDLHEHAVVIDAVAEALRPFCKTLDVPKGPSLVSTQTMWHLSSRITGELKDPSITSLTLALAMHPTPAVCGHPTALAHEAIGNIEPFHRGYFTGTVGWCDANGDGQWAVTIRCAEADERTLRLFAGAGIVVGSTPEAELAETEAKFRTMLQAMGLGLEVQP from the coding sequence ATGATTCCTGATACCAAAATCGTTGAACGGCAGACGGACGCGCGGACGGTGGACGGCGTGGTGGGCGCGCCGGCCGTGGCGCGGGAGCCGGAGCAGGAGGCGCTGGCGGCTCGGCTGCTGCGCGACTACGACGCGGGCGGGTTCTTCTTCGCGTCCCCCAAGCGCACCATGCTGGCGCGCGGCGTGTTCGCCACGGTGCCGGACGCGGGCGGGGCGAACTCGCTGGACGGCCTGCCGGAGCGCGTGGCCTCGGTGCTCAACGCCTCGCGGGACGCGGCGCATGACATCCCGGTGGCGGTGGGCGCGGTGCCCTTCGACGGCAAGGTGGCCGCGCACCTGGTGGTGCCCATGACCCTCCAGCGCGCGGGGCCCATGGTGTTCGACGCGGCCGCTGCGGCCCGGTCTCCCCTGGCCGGTCAGTACACGCTGCGGCCCGTGCCGGAGCCCTCCGCGTACAAGGACGGCGTGGCGGCGGCGCTGAAGCTCATGCAGGAGGGCCCGCTGCGCAAGGTGGTGCTGTCGCGCTCCCTGCACGTGGACACGGCGGCGCCGGTGGACCTGCGGCAGCTCTTGCACAACCTGGCCCGGCGCAACCCGCATGGGTACACCTTCGCGGTGGACCTGCCGCAGCACGCGGACGCGGCCCCTGGCGCGGGACGGCGCACGCTCATCGGCGCGAGCCCGGAGCTGCTGGTGGCGCGCTCCGGCCTCCAGGTCCTGGCCAATCCGCTGGCGGGCTCCGCCGCGCGCAGCCCGGATCCGGTGGAGGACACGGCGCGGGCCACACGGCTGATGGCGTCGCCCAAGGACCTCCACGAGCACGCGGTCGTCATCGACGCGGTGGCGGAGGCGCTGCGGCCCTTCTGCAAGACGCTGGACGTGCCCAAGGGCCCGTCACTCGTGAGCACCCAGACGATGTGGCACCTGTCCAGCCGCATCACCGGTGAGCTGAAGGATCCGTCCATCACCTCGCTGACGCTGGCGCTGGCCATGCACCCCACCCCGGCGGTGTGCGGCCACCCGACGGCGCTGGCGCACGAAGCCATTGGCAACATCGAACCGTTCCACCGCGGCTACTTCACGGGCACCGTCGGCTGGTGCGACGCGAACGGCGACGGTCAGTGGGCCGTCACCATCCGCTGCGCGGAGGCCGACGAGCGCACCCTGCGGCTGTTCGCGGGCGCGGGCATCGTCGTGGGCTCCACGCCGGAGGCGGAGCTCGCGGAGACCGAGGCCAAGTTCCGCACCATGCTCCAGGCCATGGGCCTGGGCCTCGAGGTGCAGCCGTGA